Proteins from a genomic interval of Quercus lobata isolate SW786 chromosome 11, ValleyOak3.0 Primary Assembly, whole genome shotgun sequence:
- the LOC115967614 gene encoding probable receptor-like protein kinase At2g21480, with protein sequence MEIEKRPRKNSSKRTKLFLSSLLPSSHSSSSSSMAILLVLLYTLFSASTIAYSAFAPFVPPDNFLIDCGADKSSILNDGRTFKTEDQSKQFLQAKEEIKVSVEKGDVPSPIYLSARIFVTDAIYSFHLTKPGWHWVRLHFYPFKNDQFDLSKATFSVNTNKYVLLHSFNMDNNTNYVLKEYLLNVTDPQFSIKFMPMKNSAAFINAIEVVSAPDDLITDDANDLTPVGKFSGLSTLSYQTMYRLNVGGPLVNSANDTLGRTWTPDGSYLKSKALAKSVTVATTVVKYPDGLTPLIAPQSVYASAVEMAESNVNNPNFNVTWNFEADPAFGYLIRFHFCDIVSKALNDLYFNVYINGKMAIADLDLSHELENQLAAAYYKDIVVNASLMSNGVSVEIGPSKLDSGDLNAILNGLEILKISNSVNSLDGEFGVDGSKAVGGIGTRKTVAVVGFAMMFGAFVGLGAMVIKWHKRPQDWQKRNSFSSWLLPLHAGDNSFMSSKNSIGSHKNNFYSSTLGLGRYFSFAELQEATKNFDANEVIGVGGFGNVYLGVIDDGTKVAVKRGNAQSEQGLTEFQTEIQMLSKLRHRHLVSLIGYCDENSEMILVYEYMANGPLRDHLYGKNLPPLSWKQRLEICIGAARGLHYLHTGTAQGIIHRDVKTTNILLDENLTAKVSDFGLSKDAPMGQGHVSTAVKGSFGYLDPEYFRRQQLTDKSDVYSFGVVLLEAICARPAINPALPREQVNLADWAMQWKRKGLLDKIIDPLLVGSMNPESLKKFAEAAEKCLAEHGVDRPTMGDVLWNLEYTLQLQEAFSQGKDDQDDGNSIATVAASPAIVPATPNASTPDTRPVSHPEETNSPAKSQATDEHSGTAMFAQFTNLSGR encoded by the coding sequence ATGGAGATAGAAAAGAGACCAAGAAAAAACTCGTCCAAAAGAACCAAACTTTTTCTATCTTCCTTATTGCCATCATCAcattcttcatcatcatcatcgatGGCTATCCTCCTGGTCCTTCTCTACACCTTGTTTTCTGCTTCCACCATTGCCTATTCAGCCTTTGCTCCCTTTGTCCCTCCAGACAACTTCCTCATTGATTGTGGTGCTGACAAATCAAGCATTCTCAATGATGGAAGAACCTTCAAAACTGAAGATCAATCCAAGCAATTCTTACAAGCCAAGGAAGAAATCAAAGTGTCAGTTGAAAAGGGTGATGTTCCTTCACCTATTTACTTGTCAGCAAGGATTTTTGTCACGGATGCAATTTACTCATTTCACTTGACAAAACCCGGTTGGCATTGGGTTCGTCTCCATTTCTATCCATTCAAAAATGATCAATTTGACTTGAGCAAAGCTACTTTCTCTGTCAACACCAATAAGTACGTGCTTCTACATAGCTTCAACATGGATAACAACACCAATTATGTCCTCAAGGAGTACCTTTTGAACGTGACCGATCCACAATTCTCAATCAAGTTCATGCCGATGAAGAATTCCGCTGCTTTCATCAATGCCATTGAGGTTGTTTCAGCTCCTGATGACTTGATCACCGATGATGCTAATGACCTTACCCCTGTAGGCAAGTTTTCTGGGCTATCCACATTGTCCTATCAAACCATGTACCGGCTTAATGTGGGAGGACCCCTTGTTAACTCTGCAAACGACACATTGGGAAGGACTTGGACACCAGATGGGTCTTACCTTAAGTCGAAAGCCTTGGCAAAAAGCGTCACCGTTGCGACCACCGTTGTCAAGTACCCCGATGGATTGACACCTCTGATTGCACCACAGTCAGTGTATGCCTCTGCTGTTGAAATGGCTGAGTCAAATGTGAACAATCCTAATTTCAATGTGACGTGGAACTTTGAAGCTGACCCTGCTTTTGGGTACCTAATTAGGTTTCATTTTTGTGACATTGTGAGCAAAGCGCTCAATGACCTCTACTTCAATGTCTACATTAATGGGAAAATGGCAATAGCTGATCTGGATTTGTCGCATGAGTTGGAAAATCAATTGGCAGCTGCATACTATAAGGATATTGTGGTTAATGCTTCTTTGATGTCTAATGGAGTAAGTGTCGAAATTGGTCCATCTAAATTGGATTCTGGTGATTTGAACGCCATTTTGAACGGTCTAGAGATATTGAAAATAAGCAATTCTGTGAATAGTCTTGATGGAGAGTTCGGGGTAGATGGAAGCAAGGCCGTTGGTGGCATTGGCACACGTAAAACAGTGGCTGTAGTCGGGTTTGCCATGATGTTTGGAGCCTTTGTGGGTCTTGGTGCAATGGTGATCAAATGGCACAAGAGGCCTCAAGATTGGCAGAAGAGGAATAGCTTCTCTTCATGGTTGCTTCCTCTTCATGCTGGTGACAATAGCTTCATGTCAAGCAAGAACTCAATCGGGTCTCACAAGAACAACTTTTACTCTTCAACTCTGGGATTGGGCCGGTACTTCTCATTCGCAGAGTTGCAGGAGGCAACAAAGAACTTTGATGCCAATGAAGTGATTGGTGTTGGTGGATTTGGCAATGTGTATCTTGGTGTAATTGATGATGGTACTAAAGTTGCAGTCAAAAGAGGAAACGCACAATCCGAACAAGGCCTCACAGAGTTCCAGACAGAGATTCAGATGCTGTCAAAGCTAAGGCACAGGCATTTGGTGTCCTTGATTGGATATTGTGATGAGAACTCAGAAATGATCTTAGTTTATGAGTACATGGCCAACGGACCTCTCAGGGATCATTTGTATGGAAagaacttgccaccattgtcaTGGAAGCAAAGGCTAGAGATATGTATAGGCGCAGCTCGTGGACTTCACTACCTTCACACTGGCACTGCACAAGGTATCATTCATCGTGATGTTAAGACCACCAACATTTTGCTTGATGAAAACCTCACTGCCAAGGTATCTGATTTTGGGCTATCAAAGGATGCACCTATGGGGCAGGGGCATGTGAGTACTGCAGTGAAGGGAAGCTTTGGTTACTTGGACCCTGAGTATTTCAGGAGGCAGCAATTGACTGATAAGTCAGATGTGTACTCCTTTGGGGTGGTTTTGCTTGAGGCAATATGTGCAAGGCCTGCTATCAACCCTGCACTCCCAAGGGAGCAAGTGAACTTGGCTGACTGGGCAATGCAATGGAAGAGAAAGGGCTTGCTTGACAAGATCATTGACCCTTTACTTGTTGGTTCTATGAATCCTGAATCATTAAAGAAGTTTGCTGAGGCTGCAGAAAAGTGCTTGGCTGAACATGGGGTGGATAGGCCTACAATGGGAGATGTGCTGTGGAACTTGGAGTATACTTTGCAGCTTCAAGAGGCTTTCTCACAAGGAAAGGATGATCAGGATGATGGCAACTCCATTGCCACTGTTGCTGCCTCTCCTGCTATTGTGCCTGCAACCCCAAATGCTTCCACCCCTGATACGCGTCCAGTCTCTCATCCGGAAGAGACTAACAGTCCAGCTAAATCTCAGGCCACTGATGAGCATTCAGGAACCGCAATGTTTGCCCAGTTTACTAATCTCAGTGGTAGGTAA
- the LOC115968092 gene encoding SUMO-activating enzyme subunit 2, giving the protein MASQNQLSYIKGKKVLMVGAGGIGCELLKTLALSGFQDIHIIDMDTIEVSNLNRQFLFRKSHVGQSKAKVARDAVLKFRPHISITPYHANVKDPDFNVDFFKQFNVVLNGLDNLDARRHVNRLCLAAEVPLVESGTTGFLGQVTVHVKGRTECYECQPKPAPKTYPVCTITSTPSKFVHCIVWAKDLLFTKLFGDKNQENDLNVRSTDATSSSEHVEDVFERRKDEDIEQYGRRIYDHVFGYNIEEALSNEETWKNRNRPKPIYSRDFLHDEIAQQNGNVDKDCAAGDPSSVSAMASLGMKNPQDIWCLKENSRIFMEAFKLFFMKREKDIGNLTFDKDDQLAVEFVTAAANIRASSFGIPLHSLFEAKGIAGNIVHAVATTNAIIAGLIVIEAIKVLQNDTNNYRMTYCLEHPTRKMLLMPVEPFEANKSCYVCSESPLTLEINTHRAKLRDFVEKIVKAKLGMYFPLIMYGAALLYEVGDDLDEAMVANYAANLEKVLSELPSPVTSGTTVTVEDLKQELTCNINIKHREEFDEEKEPDGMLLSGWTQASSVEKDDNKSNGNGGSTSNASQALPVEAEDNVEMDVPSGKKRRLSEISDQDLLSVTDETKNHEKLEVVDDDDDLMMLDGDPGLNKRKRMQ; this is encoded by the exons ATGGCTTCTCAAAACCAGTTATCTTACATTAAG ggcAAGAAAGTCCTTATGGTTGGTGCTGGCGGTATCGGCTGCGAGCTTCTCAAGACTCTCGCTCTCTCTGGCTTCCAAGACATTCATATT ATTGACATGGACACTATTGAAGTCAGCAACCTTAACAGACAATTTCTATTCCGAAAATCACATGTTGGGCAATCCAAGGCCAAA GTTGCTCGGGATGCTGTCTTAAAATTTAGACCTCACATAAGCATAACGCCATACCATGCCAATGTCAAGGATCCTGACTTTAATGTGGACTTCTTCAAGCAATTTAATGTTGTTCTGAACGGCCTTGACAACTTAGATGCAAGACGACATGTGAATCGCCTATGCTTGGCTGCTGAAGTTCCTTTGGTTGAAAGTGGGACTACTGGCTTCCTTGGGcag GTAACTGTACATGTGAAGGGAAGAACAGAGTGCTATGAGTGTCAGCCAAAACCTGCCCCCAAAACTTATCCTGTTTGCACTATTACTAGTACACCATCAAAG TTTGTTCACTGTATTGTATGGGCAAAGGACTTACTTTTCACAAAGTTATTTGGAGACAAAAATCAGGAAAATGATTTAAATGTGCGTTCTACTGATGCTACGAGCTCATCAGAACATGTAGAAGATGTATTTGAACGTAGAAAAGATGAAGACATTGAACAGTATGGAAGGAGAATATATGATCATGTGTTTGGTTATAACATTGAAGAAGCTTTATCTAATGAAGAGACATGGAAAAACCGTAATAGACCAAAGCCTATATATAGTAGGGATTTCTTGCATGATGAAATCGCTCAACAGAATGGAAACGTGGATAAAGACTGTGCAGCAGGTGATCCATCTTCAGTATCTGCCATGGCATCTCTGGGCATGAAGAATCCTCAGGATATATGGTGCCTTAAGGAAAACAGTAGAATCTTTATGGAGgctttcaaattatttttcatgaaaagGGAGAAG GATATTGGAAACCTGACTTTTGACAAAGATGATCAGTTGGCTGTGGAGTTTGTTACTGCTGCTGCAAATATAAGGGCTTCTTCTTTTGGAATCCCTTTGCATAGCCTTTTTGAAGCCAAAGGTATTGCTGGTAATATTGTCCATGCTGTTGCAACAACAAATGCTATAATTGCTGGGTTGATTGTGATAGAGGCAATCAAGGTGCTGCAAAATGATACCAACAATTATAG GATGACATATTGTCTAGAGCATCCGACAAGGAAGATGCTACTGATGCCAGTGGAACCATTTGAAGCTAACAAATCTTGCTACGTTTGTTCTGAG AGTCCACTGACGCTTGAGATCAATACTCACCGTGCAAAATTGCGAGACTTCGTTGAAAAGATTGTTAAGGCCAAGCTTGGGATGTACTTTCCACTTATTATGTATGGGGCAGCGCTTCTATATGAAGTTGGTGATGATCTTGATGAAGCAATGGTTGCGAATTATGCAGCAAACCTTGAGAAg GTATTGTCTGAGCTTCCTTCTCCAGTTACTAGTGGGACTACGGTTACAGTTGAGGATCTAAAACAAGAACTTACTTGCAATATCAATATCAAGCACAG AGAGGAATTTGATGAAGAAAAGGAACCTGATGGAATGCTTCTCTCTGGATGGACTCAAGCTTCTTCAGTTGAAAAGGATGATAATAAGTCTAATGGCAATGGTGGGAGCACATCAAATGCTTCACAGGCGCTGCCAGTGGAGGCTGAAGATAATGTTGAGATGGATGTTCCTTCTGGGAAGAAAAGAAGACTATCTGAGATTTCTGATCAAGACCTTTTGAGTGTTACTGATGAAACTAAAAATCATGAGAAATTGGAAgtggttgatgatgatgatgatcttATGATGCTTGACGGAGATCCAGGCCTCAACAAGAGGAAGAGGATGCAATAG